ACCCGCACCTTCGCCTCGGCGGCCGGAACCCATTACCGCTTCGACGCCTCCGGTGGTGCCGCGACCGCGCGGTCGGGAGCGGTCCACGGGGTCCTGGCCGACGGATCCCTATGCGTGTCGGAAGGTGTTCTCGCGCGGGCCGGTCGGCTCTCGCGCCAAGGCCGACGCGGCGGCGTCGGAGACGACCGCGCCGGCGACGCGTGGGTGAGGATCCTCCCGCGCGAGCGTTTCCCCCTTCTGGGTCGCCACAACGTCGGCAACGCCCTGGCGGCGCTCGTCGCGGCCTCGCTGGCGGGAGCGGACGAGGCGGCGCTGGCGCGCGGCCTCAGGTCGGCGCCCGGTCTCCCGCACCGGCTGGAAGCGGTGGCCGAACGTGAGGGCGTCCTTTGGGTCAACGACTCCAAGGCCACCAATCTGGCGGCGGCGCGGGGCGCCATCACCTCCCTCGACCGCCCTATCGTCCTCATCTGCGGCGGCAAGGACAAGGGCGAGGATCTCTCCGACCTGGTCCGCAGAGGGGATACGGTGCGGGCTGTGATCGCGATGGGCGAGGCGGGGCCGAGGCTGGCCCGCGAGCTCGCACTGGCACAACTTCACGTCGCAAGCGACCTGGCCACCGCCGTAGCTCGGGCTCGAGACACCGCCTGTAGGGGCGATTGCGTGCTGCTCTCGCCGGCGTGCTCGAGCTTCGACGAGTTCGACGACTATGCCGCCCGCGGAAATGCGTTCCGCGAGCTGGTGGAGGCCGGACCATGATGAGGCCTGCGCGCAGGGACCGGAAGCCTGCGAACGGAGCGGCTCGCGCCGGGCGTTTCCGCTCGAGGGGCCGTCGAAGCGCCCTGGTCGGGCAGGGACCCATCCACGTGCCGGTGCGCACCGGGTCGGCGACGACCGCGTCACCTGCGCCTTCGGGTTCGGGCTGGGAGGTGGGAGCGCTGGTGACCCTGACCCTGCTTCTTCTCGGTTTCGGGCTCGTGTCGCTCTACAGCGGTAGCTCGGTTCTCGCCATGGAGCGAGGGCTCCCTGCCGACCATTTCTTCGTTTCCCAGACCGCCGGTGCGCTGGTCGGCATTTCCTTCCTCGCCGTTTGCGCCTTCGTTCCTCCGCGGTTCTGGCGAGCGGCCGCGATTCCCGCCCTCCTGCTCACCCTGATCGCGCTTCTGATAGTCGTTCTGCCCCAGACGCACGCCATCGCTCCCGAGATCAAGGGGGCCCGCCGCTGGCTCAGGATCGGCCCCGTCACCGGCCAGCCCTCCGAGCTCGCGAAGCTCGTGATCGTGATCTGGACCGCTTCGGCGGTGACCAGGCGAGCTTCCAGGCTGAATTCGTTGGCAAGAGGGATCCTGCCGCTCCTGATCGTCTGGGGAGTGGTCGCGTCGCTGATCGTGCTCGAACGCGACCTCTCGACTGCGGTTCTGGTGATCGGTCTCGGGCTCGCGGTCGCATTCGCCGCCGGAGTCCGCCTGAAGCACTGCGTCGGCATGGCGATCGTCACTATTCCCATTCTTCTGCATCAGCTGAACGTCGGATTCCGCAAGCAACGGATCACGGCCTTTGTCGACCCGACCGCCGATCCTTCCGGTAGCAGCTACCAGGTAAACCAGTCCCTGCTCGCCATGGGCTCGGGCGGGTTCGGGGGCGTGGGTTTCGGGGAGGGTAGGCAGAAGTTCGGATTTCTTCCCGAGCCTCACAACGACTTCGCGGTCGCGCTAATCGGCGAGGAGTGGGGTTTCCTCGGGGTACTGGGCGTGACCCTCGCCTTCCTGGGGCTGACGGTGACGGGCTTCAAGGTTGCCGGGAAGGCGCGCACCTCCTTCGAACGGCTGATGGTCATTGGGTTCACGACCATGATCGCGGTACATGCGTTTCTGCACATGGCGGTCTCTCTGGCGCTGGTTCCGACCACCGGGCTTTCCATGCCGTTCATCTCGTACGGACGCTCGAACCTCGTGGCCATGCTCATCGCGGTCGGCATCATTGTCGCGGTCGCTCGCCGGTCCCGCGCCGCCCCGATCGACCGGGAAGGGCGCCCTTCGCCGGCAAGGCGAGCGCAGCAGGCACGGCCACTCTTGTCGCGGGGAGGCCATGCATAGCAGCCTGTGGAGGAACTCGCGCGAGCGCCGAGAGCGCCGGCCGGTGGTGGTTTTCGCCGGAGGAGGTTCGGGCGGCCATCTCTATCCCGCCCTGGCCATAGCCGACGCGCTCCGCAGCGACCGCCCGGAAGTGAAGGCCGTGTTCATGGGTGCGCGACGGGGGATCGAGGCGCGCATTCTGCCCCAGAGGGGTGAGCTCCACCACCTTTTCAAGGTGCGCTCCTTCGACCGATCCCGTCGGTACGGCTTTTTCGCCGCCATCGCCCTTCTCAAGCTGGCGACGACCCGGGCCCTGCTGCACTTCCACCGTCTGCGCCCATGCGCGGTCGTGGCCACCGGGGGCTTCGCGGCCGCACCGGCGAGCCTGGCCGCGATCATGCTGGGCGTACCTCTCGTCGTCCAAGAGCAGAACGCGTACCCCGGCCTGGTTCTGCGCGTCCTCTCCCGCTGGGCCGCGCAGGTGCACATCGCCTTCCCGGAGGCCCGCAAGCACATGCCGCGCCGAGCCCGGGAGCGTTCGACCGTGAGCGGGAACCCGGTCCGTCCACCCAATGCCGATGCCAGGGCCGAGGTCAGGAACGCCCTCGGGGTCGCCGAAGACACGCGCCTCGTGGTCGTCACCGGCGGAAGCCAGGGAGCTCGAGCCATCAATTCCGCGATGCTGGACTGGGCTCGGGGCGAGGCGAAGAACGAAGATTCCGCAGCGAAGGGTGGGAACGAAGGCCCCGTCGTGCTCTGGGCGTACGGCCGCGCACATCGCGAAACTCTCGCGGGCGAGATCTCAGCGGCGGGCGCCGGGTGGTTGAAAGCGGTCTCCTATATCGAAGATTTGCCCTCCACGTTCGCGGCCGCCGACCTCGCCGTCGGACGTGCCGGAGCGATGACCACGGCGGAGATCTGCAACGCCGCGCTGCCCGCCATCCTGGTGCCGCTCCCGACCGCAGCCGCGAATCACCAGGCCATCAACGCCCGCGCTCTCGCCGATGCCGGCGCGGTCCGCGTGATCGAGGAGACC
The Gemmatimonadota bacterium genome window above contains:
- the murD gene encoding UDP-N-acetylmuramoyl-L-alanine--D-glutamate ligase, producing MNDERLELRSGSLEGARVSVLGLGRSGMAAAELALAKGGTVYASDANTEVAAPARLRALEHEGVRIDLGSHDPARIAESDLIVASPGIPPRAPVFRELAARGRRWISEPELAVRFHGGSLMAVTGTNGKTTTAMLAARLLEEAGTGVALGGNVGAGLAPAASRLALDPDPAEWWVLELSSFQLAGIERLRPDVAVVTNLAPDHLDRYPDTASYYADKARLAKNADSDTSWVFPLNDEQVTRTFASAAGTHYRFDASGGAATARSGAVHGVLADGSLCVSEGVLARAGRLSRQGRRGGVGDDRAGDAWVRILPRERFPLLGRHNVGNALAALVAASLAGADEAALARGLRSAPGLPHRLEAVAEREGVLWVNDSKATNLAAARGAITSLDRPIVLICGGKDKGEDLSDLVRRGDTVRAVIAMGEAGPRLARELALAQLHVASDLATAVARARDTACRGDCVLLSPACSSFDEFDDYAARGNAFRELVEAGP
- a CDS encoding FtsW/RodA/SpoVE family cell cycle protein; the encoded protein is MMRPARRDRKPANGAARAGRFRSRGRRSALVGQGPIHVPVRTGSATTASPAPSGSGWEVGALVTLTLLLLGFGLVSLYSGSSVLAMERGLPADHFFVSQTAGALVGISFLAVCAFVPPRFWRAAAIPALLLTLIALLIVVLPQTHAIAPEIKGARRWLRIGPVTGQPSELAKLVIVIWTASAVTRRASRLNSLARGILPLLIVWGVVASLIVLERDLSTAVLVIGLGLAVAFAAGVRLKHCVGMAIVTIPILLHQLNVGFRKQRITAFVDPTADPSGSSYQVNQSLLAMGSGGFGGVGFGEGRQKFGFLPEPHNDFAVALIGEEWGFLGVLGVTLAFLGLTVTGFKVAGKARTSFERLMVIGFTTMIAVHAFLHMAVSLALVPTTGLSMPFISYGRSNLVAMLIAVGIIVAVARRSRAAPIDREGRPSPARRAQQARPLLSRGGHA
- the murG gene encoding undecaprenyldiphospho-muramoylpentapeptide beta-N-acetylglucosaminyltransferase — translated: MHSSLWRNSRERRERRPVVVFAGGGSGGHLYPALAIADALRSDRPEVKAVFMGARRGIEARILPQRGELHHLFKVRSFDRSRRYGFFAAIALLKLATTRALLHFHRLRPCAVVATGGFAAAPASLAAIMLGVPLVVQEQNAYPGLVLRVLSRWAAQVHIAFPEARKHMPRRARERSTVSGNPVRPPNADARAEVRNALGVAEDTRLVVVTGGSQGARAINSAMLDWARGEAKNEDSAAKGGNEGPVVLWAYGRAHRETLAGEISAAGAGWLKAVSYIEDLPSTFAAADLAVGRAGAMTTAEICNAALPAILVPLPTAAANHQAINARALADAGAVRVIEETELSAASLAAAVHSLLRDEERLAKMSSAARVRARPEASRRIACAVARFLPPTEGI